ACCGGGCCCCCGACCACCGCCACCGGCCCCGCCCGGCGGCCCCGGTCGGGGGCTTCCGCACGCCCGGGCCCGCGCCGCCGCCCCCGAGCACTCGTCGGTGGTGCAACGCGGCGGTGCAGGGCGGCAGTACGGCACGGCGGCGCAGCACGGCGGCGGTGACCCCGCTTCGACGGCCCGGCGGCCCGTCCAGCATGATCGCTTCCAGTCCGCAGGGGGCACGTCCGGCGGGGGAACGCCCGCGCCGCCCGGCCCCGTGCCCCGCCGCGCCCCCAGGAGCCGCCATGACGTCCGCCGCCCCCGCCCTGCCCCGCCCCACCGTGCGCCCGGCCCGCCCCGAGGACTTCGACCAGTGGCGGGCGCTGTACCGGGGCTACGCCGAGTTCTACCGGGTCGACCAGAGCGAGGAGGCCGCCGCCCTGACCTGGTCCTGGATCCAGGACCCGGCGCACGAGGTGGACGCCCTGGTCGCCGAGGACCCGCACGGCCGCCTGACCGGCCTCGCCCACTACCGCCCGTTCGCCCGCCCGCTGGCCGCGAGCACCGGCTGCTACCTCGACGACCTCTTCGTCGCCCCGGACGCCCGCGGCACCGGCACCGCGGACGCCCTGCTCGCCCGGCTGCGCGAGCTCGCGGCCGAACGCGGCTGGAGCGTGGTGCGCTGGATCACCGCCGACGACAACCACCGGGCCCGCGCCAGGTACGACCAGGTCGCCACCCGCACCATGTGGGTGACCTACGACATGGCCCCGCAGGAGGGCTAGGGCCCGGGCCGTCACGCCCCGCGCGGCAGCGCGTCCAGGAAGGCCCGGGCCGGGCCGTCCAGGGCCGGGGTGAAGAGCACCTCGCGGCGGTGCGCCAGCCGGGGCGCGCGGAGCGGCAGGGCGGTCGCACCGGCGCTCTCGGCCAGCGGGCCGGGCAGCACCGCCAGGCCGTGACCGGCCGCGCCGAGGGTGAGCAGGGCGGCCGGGTCGAGGCCCTCGTACTCCGCGGCGGCCGGGAAGGCCCCGCCGGTCACCGCCCGCAGGTCGGCGAGCGGGGCGGCGACGGCGGGCGCGTCCAGCCAGTGGGCGTCGGAGAGTTCGCCGAGGTCGACGGCGGTGCGGCGGCGCAGCGGGTGTCCGGCCGGGGCGAGCACCGCGCAGGGCCGCTCCCCCAGCCCGGCCTGCCGGACCGCACCGAGGTCGCCCAGCGCCAGCGGCCCGCCGGGGGCGGTGTAGCCGTCGGTGACGCCGACCGCACAGCCGCCCGCGGCGACCTCGGCGGCCACCGCCCGCCGGGGCAGCACCCGGACCCTGATCCGCACCCGCGGCTCGGTCTCGCGCACCCGGGCGAGGGCCCGGGCCACCGACCGGCCCATCCCCAACGGGGAGACGGCGAGCAGGAGTTCGGGGCGTTCGGGCAGTGAGAGCCGCCGCACGTCGGCCCGGGCGGCGTCCATCCGCTCCAGCAGCAGCCGGGCGTGCTCGACCATCCGCTCCCCCGCGGCGGTCGGGGCGACCGGGCGGCGGTGCAGCAGCGGGGCGCCCAACTCGGCCTCCAGCGCGGCGATCTGCTGCGAGACCGCGGACTGGGTGTAGCCGAGTTCCAGGGCGGCGGCCGAGAACGAGCCGAGCCGGGCCACCGTGACGAGCGTCTTGAGCAGGTGCAGGTCCACGTCCACCAGTGTGCGCGCATCCCCGGACCGGCCGATCAGCCGCGCTGATGGGCCAGCAGGAACGCGCGTTGGACCGCCGCCGCCGGGCGCGGTCAGGATGGCCGACCATGGAGACCGGAGAGAACGCCACCCGCACCGCCCACCTCGCCCGTACCACCCGCGTCGCCCGCGTCGCCCGCGTCGCCCTGGTCGGCGACCGCTCCCCGCACGTCCCGGCGCACCGGCAGGGGCCGCGGATGCTGGCCGCGCTGCCGGACGCGGGCGGGCCGGTCGTCGAGCCGTACTGGGTGGGGACGGCGGAGGTGGACGCGCGGGAGCTGGCGGAGTTCGACGGGGTGTGGCTGGTGCCGGGCAGCCCGTACCGCAGCGAGGCCGGGGCGGTGGCGGCGGCCGGGACCGCCCGGGAGCGGGGGCTGCCGTTCCTGGGGACGTGCGGCGGGTTCCAGCACGCGGTGCTGGAGTTCGCCCGGCACGCGTGCGGGATCGCCGACGCGGCGCACGCCGAACAGCAGCCGGAGGCCGAGGAGTTGGTGATCGTGCCGCTGTCCTGCTCGCTGTACCGGCAGGAGGGCGGCATCCGGCTGGTGCCGGGGTCGGCCGCGCACCGACTGCTGGGCGCGGAGCGGGCCACCGCTCGCTACAACTGCGGCTACACCCTGGCCCCCGGGTACCTGGACGTCCTGCGGGCGCACGGCATGCGGTTCACCGGGCACGACGTGGACGGCGAGGTCCGGATCGCCGAACTGCCGTCCCACCCCTTCTGGTTGGCGACGCTGTTCCAGCCCGAGCTGTCCCCGGAGCACGAGGGCCCGCACCCGTTCGTCCGGGCCTTCGCCGAGGCGGCCGCCCGGGTCGCGGCGGCTCGCGGGGCGTAGCCCTCCGGCGGGGACGCCGGGGCCGGGGTCGCTCGATCCAGGCCCGGACCCGCCCCGCCCGCCGCCGTGCCGCCGTTATGCCGCCGAACGCGCCGACCCGGCAAGGGACTTAGCGGTGCACGGCAGCGGCCGACCGGGTTCCCGAAGGACCGGCACCCGCACCACCCGGCCGCCCCGGCGACCGTCCCCGAGGACCGACCGAGCGCCGCCCGCCCGCACCGCCGGTGCAAACGGGTGCGAGCCGGTGCCGCCGTCAGCAGCGCAGCCGTACCGCTCTGCCGCTCTGCCGCCGAACGCTCTTACCCGGCAAGGGACTTGACGGTGCACGGCAGCGCCCTCGCCGAGCAGCGGCCGACCGGGTTCCCGCAGGGCCGACACCCGTGCCACCCGGCCGAGCGCCGCCCGCACCGCCCGCCCGCAACGGCGGTGCAAGCGGGCGCGAGCCCGTGCCGCCGTCAGCCGCGCAGCCGGGCCAGCAGCGTGCTCCACCACCCGCGCCGCTGCGCGGGCACCGACGGGGCGCGACCGGCAGCGGGTGCGGTGGGGCGACCGGCGCCGGGGCCGTCCGCACCGGGGCGGACGTCGCGGACCGCGGGCCGGGCACGGACGGCGTGGCGGGAACGGACGGCGTCGCCCCGCCCGCTGCTGCCGCCGCCGCTGCCGCGGCCAACTGCTGCGGGTGGAGTTCGGAGCGCGGGGTGAACCGGGCCGGCAGGCCGGTCAGGTGCCGTGACATCCAGTTCCCGCGCCACACCAACTCGTCCTCGCCGACCGAGAGTTGCAGGTCCGGGAGCCGGGTCAGCAGGATGTCGATGCCGGACTCGGCGATCGCCCGGCCGATCTCCTGGCCGGGGCACTCGTGCGGGCCGCTGCCGAACGCCAGGTGCGAGCGGTTGCCGAACAGCGGGGTATCCAGGTCGGGCCGGACCGCCGGGTCGGCGTTGCCCGCCGCGACGCCGAGCAGCAGCATGTCGCCGGCCTTGATCGCGCGTCCGCCCAGTTCGGTGTCGCCGGTCGCCCAGCGGCCCGGCACCAGCATGAACGGCGGGGAGTCCCACAGGACCTGGTCGAGCGCGTCCGGCAGCGTCATCTGGCCGCCGGACAGGTGGGCGCGGAAACGGCTGTCGGTGAGGACCATCTTCAGCGTCTCGGAGATCAGGTTGATGGTGGTCTCGTTGGCGGCGAGCAGCACCGAGCGCAGGTGCTCCAGCACCTCCTCCTCGCTCAGCCCGGAGGGGTGCTCGATCAACCAGGTGATCAGGTCCTGCCCGGGTTCGCTGCGCTTGCGCTCCACGGTGCGGCGCAGCGACTCGACCACGTACTCGTTGCTGGCGACGGCCGTCTCGGTGCCCTTGACCAGGTCGCGGGCGGCCTCGACCAGTCGCGGGCCGTACTCCTCGGGCATGCCGAGGAGCTGGGTCATCACCAGCATCGGCAGGTGCTCGGCGAACTGGGAGACCAGGTCGGCCCGGCCGCTGTCGCCGAACTCGGCGATCAGCTGGTCGGAGAACCGGGTGACGAAGCGCCGCATGCCGCGCCGGTCGAAGCGGTTCAGGCCGTCGGTGACGGCGGTGCGCAGCCGGCGGTGCTCCTCGCCGTCGACGAAGGAGCAGGTCGGCTGCCAGGCGATCACCGGCAGCACCGGCGAGTCGGGGGCGACCCGGCCCTCCCGGAACTCGGTCCAGCGGCGGGAGTCGCGGGAGAACCTGGACGGGGTGCGCATCGCGGTCAGGTTCGCCGAGTAGCCGAGCACCAGCCAGGCGGGCAGGTCGCCGTGCAGCAGCACGGGGGCCACCTCGCCGTGCTCGGCGCGCAGCTTCTCGTAGAAGCCGGCCGGGTCGGCCTCGGCCTCGGGGCCGAACAGCCGCATCAGCTCGCCGCCGCGCGGCCCGCCGCCGGCCCGGTGGGCGGGACAGCCGGGTGGCGGGACGGGCCCGCCCTGGTACGGGTGCTCTTCGTACGTCACGGGACAACTCCGTTGCGAAAATGATGAATTGACGTGTCGTCAGCCAACGGGCTGGGCGGGCGCGGCCGTCCGGGCGGGGTGGGTGGGCTGGGCGGCGAGGTCGTACAGGTAGCGCATCAGGGCCATCAGCACGTCCCGGCTGGACTCCCGGGAGCGGGCGTCGCAGTGGACGATCGGCACGTGGTGCGGCAGGTCGAGCGCGGCGCGCAGCTCCTCGACGGGGTAGCGGGGCGACTCGGGGAAGCCGTTCAGCGCGACCACGAACGGCACGCCGCGGTCCTCCAGCCGGCCCAGCACGTCGAAGGAGACCTCCAGGCGGCGGGTGTCGACCAGCACGACCGCGCCGAGCGCGCCCTCGAACAGGCCGTTCCACAGGAACCAGAAGCGCTCCTGGCCGGGCGTGCCGAAGACGTACAGCACCAGTTCGTCGCTGATGGTGATCCGGCCGAAGTCCATCGCGACCGTGGTGGAGCTCTTGCGTTCCACCCCGGCCAGGTCGTCGATGCCGACGCCGGCCTCGGTCATGGTCTCCTCGGTGGTCAGCGGGCGGATCTCGCTGACCGCGCCGACCAGGGTGGTCTTGCCGACCCCGAAGCCGCCGACGATGACGACCTTGACGGCGGTGGCCACGGTCGCCGGGAGCAGCTCGGCCTCGCGCGGCCCGCGCGGCTCAGAGCCGTTGAAGTCCATGGATCACTGCCTCCAGCAGGGAAAGGTCGGGAAGGGCGGCCGGCGGGACGGGGGCGCGGACCTCGATCCGGCGTTCGGCGAGCAGGTCCGCCAGCAGGACGGTCACCAGGCTGTTCGGCAGCCGCAGGTAGGCAGAGATCTCGGCGACCGACAGCGGGGAGCCGCAGATCCGCAGGATCGCGGCGTGCTCGGGCTGCATGGTGGGTTCGGGCCGGGTCCGGGCGACGACCAGCGTGACCAGGTCGAACCCGGCGGTGGCGGACTTGCGGTCGCGCCCCCCGCTGATCACGTACAGCCGCTCCGGGTTGGCGTCCGCCCAGTCCTGGTTGCTCATCCCCGCACCTCGGTGTGGCCGGCGGCCGGTCGGCGCGTCGGCGGTGTTCCGGTCGTTCCGGCGGCCGCTGCCGTCGGGGGCTTCCCGGTCGTTCCGGTGGTTCCGGCCGCGCCGGTCGTTCCCGTGCTCGCTGCCGCCCGGGCCCGGCCGGTCGCCGCAGCCCGACGGTCGGTCCGGTCGGTCCGGTCGATCCGGTCGATCCGGTCGGTCCGGTCGGCGGCGGTGCGGGTCACGCGATCTGCTCGCTGCCGCGGACGGGGGTGGTCAGGTGCTCGCCGATCCGGGCGACCAGGTCGCGCATCCGCTGGCCGACCAGTCCGGCGTCCACGCCCTCGTCGGCGAGGACGGCCAGGTAGGCGCGGGAACCGGCCGCCATCAGGTAGAAGAACCCGCCGCCGACCTCGATCACCACCAGCCGCATCCGCCCGTCGCCGTTCGGGAACTCGTGGCCGACCGCGTTGGCCAGGCTCTGCAGCCCGGCGCAGGCGGCGGCCAGCCGGTCCGCGGTGTCGGGGTCGGTGCCGTGCTGGGCCAGCCGCAGGCCGTCGGCCGACAGGACGATGACGTGCCGGATGCACGGGACCGTCTCGGCCAGGTCCCTGAGCATCCAGTCCATGTTGGTCCGTTGCTGAATCACTTGTCGCCTTTCCCTGCTGCTTCGTCACTGTCGTGGCCGGGGCCGCCCGGTCCGGCGGCCGGCGCGGTGCCGTTGACGCCGTTGGTGAAGGCGGCCAGCCACAGGCCGGGTTGGACCGGCCCGGGGGCAGGTGTCTGCGGCACCGGCGCGACCTGCGCCACCGGGGCCGGGGCCGGCTCCGGAGCCGGCTGCGGGGTGCGGGGGGCGGCCGCGCCGAAGCGGGACGGGGCGGCGTGCCGGCGGCGCTGGGGCAG
The window above is part of the Kitasatospora sp. NA04385 genome. Proteins encoded here:
- a CDS encoding GNAT family N-acetyltransferase, coding for MTSAAPALPRPTVRPARPEDFDQWRALYRGYAEFYRVDQSEEAAALTWSWIQDPAHEVDALVAEDPHGRLTGLAHYRPFARPLAASTGCYLDDLFVAPDARGTGTADALLARLRELAAERGWSVVRWITADDNHRARARYDQVATRTMWVTYDMAPQEG
- a CDS encoding LysR family transcriptional regulator, with amino-acid sequence MDLHLLKTLVTVARLGSFSAAALELGYTQSAVSQQIAALEAELGAPLLHRRPVAPTAAGERMVEHARLLLERMDAARADVRRLSLPERPELLLAVSPLGMGRSVARALARVRETEPRVRIRVRVLPRRAVAAEVAAGGCAVGVTDGYTAPGGPLALGDLGAVRQAGLGERPCAVLAPAGHPLRRRTAVDLGELSDAHWLDAPAVAAPLADLRAVTGGAFPAAAEYEGLDPAALLTLGAAGHGLAVLPGPLAESAGATALPLRAPRLAHRREVLFTPALDGPARAFLDALPRGA
- a CDS encoding cytochrome P450, with amino-acid sequence MTYEEHPYQGGPVPPPGCPAHRAGGGPRGGELMRLFGPEAEADPAGFYEKLRAEHGEVAPVLLHGDLPAWLVLGYSANLTAMRTPSRFSRDSRRWTEFREGRVAPDSPVLPVIAWQPTCSFVDGEEHRRLRTAVTDGLNRFDRRGMRRFVTRFSDQLIAEFGDSGRADLVSQFAEHLPMLVMTQLLGMPEEYGPRLVEAARDLVKGTETAVASNEYVVESLRRTVERKRSEPGQDLITWLIEHPSGLSEEEVLEHLRSVLLAANETTINLISETLKMVLTDSRFRAHLSGGQMTLPDALDQVLWDSPPFMLVPGRWATGDTELGGRAIKAGDMLLLGVAAGNADPAVRPDLDTPLFGNRSHLAFGSGPHECPGQEIGRAIAESGIDILLTRLPDLQLSVGEDELVWRGNWMSRHLTGLPARFTPRSELHPQQLAAAAAAAAAGGATPSVPATPSVPGPRSATSAPVRTAPAPVAPPHPLPVAPRRCPRSGAGGGARCWPGCAADGGTGSRPLAPPLRAGGAGGARPGGTGVGPAGTRSAAARRGRCRAPSSPLPGKSVRRQSGRAVRLRC
- a CDS encoding ATP/GTP-binding protein, translating into MDFNGSEPRGPREAELLPATVATAVKVVIVGGFGVGKTTLVGAVSEIRPLTTEETMTEAGVGIDDLAGVERKSSTTVAMDFGRITISDELVLYVFGTPGQERFWFLWNGLFEGALGAVVLVDTRRLEVSFDVLGRLEDRGVPFVVALNGFPESPRYPVEELRAALDLPHHVPIVHCDARSRESSRDVLMALMRYLYDLAAQPTHPARTAAPAQPVG
- a CDS encoding DUF742 domain-containing protein — translated: MSNQDWADANPERLYVISGGRDRKSATAGFDLVTLVVARTRPEPTMQPEHAAILRICGSPLSVAEISAYLRLPNSLVTVLLADLLAERRIEVRAPVPPAALPDLSLLEAVIHGLQRL
- a CDS encoding roadblock/LC7 domain-containing protein: MIQQRTNMDWMLRDLAETVPCIRHVIVLSADGLRLAQHGTDPDTADRLAAACAGLQSLANAVGHEFPNGDGRMRLVVIEVGGGFFYLMAAGSRAYLAVLADEGVDAGLVGQRMRDLVARIGEHLTTPVRGSEQIA